CGCAATTGGGTATTGCACTTCGCTTCGGAACGATTAGTGTTCGTCAATGCGTGGCTTTTGCATTAGAACACAATCAAACTTGGCTGAATGAACTGATTTGGCGAGAATTTTTTATGCAGATTTTGTATCATTTTCCAAAAGTTGTGACTGAATCATTCAAACCCAAATATGATTTTATAGAGTGGAGAAATAATGAACAAGAATTTAAGCTTTGGTGTGAAGGAAAAACAGGCTATCCAATTGTAGATGCCGGAATGCGACAACTCAATCAAACGGGTTACATGCACAATCGGGTGCGAATGATCGTTGCTAGTTTTTTATGCAAGCATTTGCTGATTGATTGGCGATGGGGTGAAGCTTATTTTGCTCAAAAATTAAATGATTATGATTTATCAGCTAATAATGGAAATTGGCAATGGGCTGCTGGTTCAGGTTGTGATGCTGCACCGTATTTCAGAGTGTTTAATCCTGCCGTACAAACAGAAAAATTTGATAAGGATTTTGTTTACATAAAAAAATGGATTCCTGAATTTGGTACAGATAATTATCCTAAACCTATTGTAGAACATTGCTTTGCGAGAGATAGAGCATTGAAAATTTATGAAAAAGCGGTAAAAGAAAAAATATGAAAAAAATTCTCATAGCAGGCGCAACTGGTTTTGTTGGAACATATCTTATTAATTATTTATTAGAGAAAGGGTATTTCATTAATGCCTTATCAAGGAGGAGTAAACAAGTTAGTCATCATACGAATTTAGCGTATTTTCAATGGGATATTCATCAGCAATATATTGACAGAAACGCCTTTGAAAATGTAGATACAATTATCAATTTAACTGGTGCTAACATTGGAGAGAAAAGATGGACAAAAGAACGAAAAAGTGAAATTATCAGCAGTCGTATTAAGTCCATTGACTTATTGTATCAGTATGTATCGGAAAATAAATTTAGCATCAATACATTTATTTCGTCTTCTGCCGTTGGGTATTATGGAGCAGTAACTACAGATGAAATTTTTAAAGAAACTGCTGAAAATGGAACTGATTTTTTAGCCACTGTTTGCAAAGAATGGGAAAATACAGTAATGAAATTTAACGATATAGGTATTAGAACAGTTATTTTACGCAAAGGAGTGATAATTGGAAAAGATGGAGGAATAGTTCAAAAATTAGCACCGTTAGCTAAATTAGGAATAAATGTTTCGTTGGGTTCAGGAAAACAGTTTTTACCTTGGATTGATATTAGAGATTTAGTAAAACTGTATGAATTTATCCTTTCTAATTCTAAAATTAACGGAATTTATAATACTGTCTCAAGCGAAAATATCACGATGAATGAATTTTCAAAAACCTTGTTGAAATCTTA
This Bacteroidia bacterium DNA region includes the following protein-coding sequences:
- a CDS encoding TIGR01777 family oxidoreductase produces the protein MKKILIAGATGFVGTYLINYLLEKGYFINALSRRSKQVSHHTNLAYFQWDIHQQYIDRNAFENVDTIINLTGANIGEKRWTKERKSEIISSRIKSIDLLYQYVSENKFSINTFISSSAVGYYGAVTTDEIFKETAENGTDFLATVCKEWENTVMKFNDIGIRTVILRKGVIIGKDGGIVQKLAPLAKLGINVSLGSGKQFLPWIDIRDLVKLYEFILSNSKINGIYNTVSSENITMNEFSKTLLKSYKMRTILPNAPAFIIRLLFSEMSVMFLEGSKVSNEKLKKTGFSFEFDTIEKSLLL